The following are encoded together in the Ovis aries strain OAR_USU_Benz2616 breed Rambouillet chromosome X, ARS-UI_Ramb_v3.0, whole genome shotgun sequence genome:
- the ARMCX3 gene encoding armadillo repeat-containing X-linked protein 3, whose translation MGYARKVGWVTAGLVIGAGACYCIYRLTRGRKQNKEKMAEGGSGDVDDVGDCPGARYNDWSDDDDDNSENKGIVWYPPWARIGTEAGTRARARARARATRARRAVQKRASPNSDDTILSPQELQKVLCLVEMSEKPYILEAALIALGNNAAYAFNRDIIRDLGGLPIVAKILNTRDPIVKEKALIVLNNLSVNAENQRRLKIYMNQVCDDTITSRLNSSVQLAGLRLLTNMTVTNEYQHMLANSISDFFRLFSAGNEETKFQVLKLLLNLAENPAMTRELLRAQVPSSLGSLFNKKENKEVILKLLVIFENINDNFKWEENESTQNQFSEGSLFSFLKEFQVCADKILGLESHHDILVKVKVGKFVAKLAENMFPKSQE comes from the coding sequence ATGGGCTACGCCAGGAAAGTAGGCTGGGTGACTGCGGGACTGGTGATTGGGGCTGGCGCCTGCTATTGCATTTATAGACTGAccagaggaagaaaacagaacaagGAGAAAATGGCTGAGGGAGGGTCTGGGGATGTGGATGATGTTGGGGATTGTCCTGGGGCCAGGTACAATGACTGgtctgatgatgatgatgacaacagTGAGAACAAAGGTATAGTATGGTACCCACCTTGGGCCCGGATTGGGACTGAGGCTGGAACCAGAGCGAGGGCCAGGGCAAGGGCCAGGGCCACCCGGGCTCGTCGAGCTGTCCAGAAAAGGGCTTCCCCCAATTCTGATGATACTATTTTGTCCCCTCAAGAGCTGCAGAAAGTTCTTTGCTTGGTTGAGATGTCTGAAAAGCCTTATATTCTTGAAGCAGCTTTAATTGCTCTGGGTAACAATGCTGCTTATGCATTTAACAGAGATATTATTCGTGATCTGGGTGGTCTCCCAATTGTTGCAAAGATTCTCAATACTCGGGATCCCATAGTGAAGGAAAAGGCTTTAATTGTCCTAAATAACTTGAGTGTGAATGCTGAAAATCAGCGCAGGCTTAAGATATACATGAATCAAGTCTGTGATGACACAATCACTTCTCGATTGAACTCATCTGTGCAGCTGGCAGGTCTAAGATTGCTTACGAACATGACTGTTACTAATGAGTATCAGCACATGCTTGCTAATTCCATTTCAGACTTTTTCCGTTTATTTTCAGCAGGAAATGAAGAAACCAAATTTCAGGTCTTGAAACTCCTTTTGAATTTGGCTGAAAATCCAGCCATGACTAGAGAACTGCTCAGGGCCCAAGTACCATCCTCGCTGGGTTCCCTCTTTAACAAGAAGGAGAACAAAGAGGTGATTCTGAAGCTTCTGGTCATATTCGAGAACATAAACGACAATTTTAAATGGGAGGAAAATGAATCTACTCAGAATCAATTCAGCGAAggttcacttttttcctttttgaaagaatttcaggTGTGTGCTGATAAGATTCTGGGGCTAGAAAGTCATCATGATAttttggtaaaagtgaaagttggaaAATTCGTGGCCAAACTGGCTGAGAATATGTTCCCAAAGAGCCAGGAATAA